The Desulfuromonadales bacterium genome window below encodes:
- a CDS encoding acyl-CoA thioesterase gives MDTFALVRPEHLNHHGFLFGGAMLKWVDEFAWLVASREFPGCTFVTVGMDEIVFRYPVLNGSILRFHILSLHQGRTSVRYGVEVFADAPGATEEKMVFTTRVTFVRVDAEGRKAPLPPGERQNVTC, from the coding sequence ATGGATACTTTCGCCTTGGTGCGCCCGGAACATCTGAATCATCACGGTTTTCTGTTCGGCGGGGCGATGCTCAAGTGGGTCGACGAATTCGCCTGGCTGGTCGCCTCGCGGGAGTTTCCCGGCTGCACCTTCGTCACCGTCGGCATGGACGAGATCGTCTTCCGTTATCCGGTGCTGAACGGCTCCATCCTGCGTTTCCACATCCTCTCTCTGCACCAGGGCCGCACGTCGGTTCGCTATGGGGTCGAGGTTTTTGCCGATGCACCGGGGGCCACCGAGGAGAAGATGGTTTTCACCACCCGGGTGACCTTCGTCCGGGTCGATGCCGAAGGTCGCAAGGCGCCGCTGCCGCCGGGAGAGCGGCAGAACGTCACCTGTTGA